From one Planktothrix agardhii NIES-204 genomic stretch:
- a CDS encoding serine/threonine protein kinase with WD-40 repeats, which yields MVGQLLDGRYQVIDVIESTDFGKTYLARDTRRPGESLCFVKHLHLTPADAKLVNVARQRFQQEAKVLEKLSQHDQIPQLLAYFEENREFYLVESYVAGHSLMDEILPGKPLTENQVINLLTDVLGILRFVHQQGVIHRDIKPSNLIRRQTDGKIILLDFGAVQEINLNSDQDSPSSRVGTLEYMPIEQFQCHPHFNSDIYALGMVAIQSLTGLPASELSKLRRNNGSDTGEIFWRHLAIVSVELGDIVDKMVRSDYHQRYQSVDDVLSVLKTLRSSSAPNLSKLEIYREEVQRCANHHRGEISIIGRQILEELRLSLDLLPEDAEAVEDEILNPYRKYHEKGERYEQALIATIKQEYPFSPETREELKRFQQLLGLNDQDIAVIEKQVLPQSILTQFAQFIQNFRPIPSLAKSQNIESKFLKKTRLSQLLWLGLGLVSLLGIILAISEYQKWRNLQQFQTQKINAIQGLLVAGKYEQCLNEADNIPETALKNQAIENLIQQCRDKVFWKTVTPKEFAQNADAIWAVTFSPDGQTIASGSQDTTLKLWDIKSRNETKSLVGDFSPIYAVDFNSDGTEISSGSGLWRILEWNLTTGKVYPPLEHLATIWSVDVSPDNQAIASASADKTVKIWDRQTGAILQNLTDHQDQVYAVVFSPDGQLLVTASLDKTIKIWKVETGELLNTLTGHLDGVRSLAISSDGKIIVSGSLDDTVKVWNLETGALIQTLTGHSNDVLSVAISPDSHIIASSSRDKTIKLWNLKTGELLNTLTGHQDEIYSIKFSPDGNSLVSGSKDKTIKLWLR from the coding sequence CAAGGTTTTAGAAAAACTCTCCCAACATGATCAAATTCCCCAACTGTTAGCTTATTTTGAAGAAAATCGAGAATTTTATTTAGTTGAATCTTATGTTGCGGGTCACTCATTAATGGATGAGATCTTACCCGGTAAGCCCTTGACCGAAAATCAAGTCATTAATTTACTCACCGATGTATTAGGCATACTCCGATTTGTGCATCAACAGGGAGTGATTCATCGGGATATTAAACCGAGTAATTTAATCCGTCGTCAAACCGATGGAAAAATTATTTTACTGGATTTTGGGGCGGTTCAAGAAATTAATTTGAATTCTGATCAAGATTCCCCCAGTAGTCGGGTTGGAACCCTTGAATATATGCCCATTGAACAGTTTCAATGTCATCCCCATTTTAATAGCGATATTTATGCTTTGGGGATGGTTGCCATTCAATCTTTAACGGGTTTGCCTGCATCGGAATTGTCAAAATTGCGAAGAAATAATGGTTCAGATACAGGAGAAATATTTTGGCGACATTTAGCAATTGTTAGTGTTGAATTGGGTGATATTGTTGACAAGATGGTGCGGTCTGATTATCACCAACGTTATCAATCTGTCGATGACGTTTTATCTGTTCTGAAAACTCTGCGTTCCTCCTCAGCACCTAATCTTTCTAAACTAGAAATCTATCGGGAAGAAGTTCAACGGTGTGCCAACCATCATCGGGGTGAAATTTCTATTATTGGTCGGCAAATTTTAGAGGAATTACGCTTAAGTTTAGACCTGTTGCCTGAAGATGCAGAAGCGGTTGAAGATGAAATTTTAAACCCCTATCGTAAATATCATGAAAAGGGAGAACGTTATGAACAAGCCTTAATTGCCACAATCAAGCAGGAATATCCTTTTAGCCCCGAAACCAGAGAAGAACTCAAACGATTTCAACAACTTTTAGGGTTAAATGATCAAGATATTGCCGTTATTGAAAAACAGGTTTTACCCCAATCTATTTTAACTCAATTTGCTCAATTTATCCAGAATTTTCGCCCAATTCCTAGCCTAGCTAAATCTCAAAATATAGAGTCTAAATTCTTAAAAAAAACTCGTCTTTCTCAACTGCTTTGGTTGGGTTTAGGACTGGTAAGTTTATTGGGAATAATTCTGGCAATATCTGAATATCAAAAATGGAGAAATCTACAACAATTTCAAACCCAGAAAATTAATGCTATCCAGGGATTATTAGTCGCAGGGAAATATGAGCAATGTTTAAATGAAGCGGACAATATTCCTGAAACCGCCTTGAAAAATCAAGCTATTGAAAATCTAATTCAACAATGTCGAGATAAAGTGTTTTGGAAAACCGTAACGCCTAAAGAATTTGCTCAAAATGCTGATGCGATTTGGGCAGTTACCTTCAGTCCTGATGGTCAAACTATTGCCAGTGGGAGTCAAGATACAACTTTGAAATTGTGGGATATTAAAAGTAGAAATGAAACTAAAAGTTTAGTTGGAGATTTCTCCCCAATTTATGCTGTAGATTTTAACTCCGATGGTACAGAAATATCCTCTGGAAGTGGGTTATGGCGGATTTTAGAATGGAATCTGACTACTGGAAAAGTCTATCCCCCCCTAGAACATTTAGCAACTATTTGGTCAGTTGATGTTAGTCCTGATAATCAAGCAATTGCTAGTGCAAGTGCGGATAAAACCGTCAAAATTTGGGATCGACAAACGGGTGCTATTTTACAGAATTTAACCGATCATCAAGATCAGGTTTATGCGGTTGTTTTTAGTCCCGATGGTCAACTATTAGTTACAGCTTCTCTGGATAAAACCATTAAAATTTGGAAGGTAGAAACAGGAGAATTATTAAACACGCTTACCGGACATTTAGATGGGGTGCGATCGCTGGCAATTAGTTCTGATGGTAAAATTATTGTTAGTGGTAGCTTGGATGATACCGTTAAAGTTTGGAACCTAGAAACTGGTGCGTTAATTCAGACTTTAACCGGACATTCTAACGATGTCTTATCCGTTGCTATTAGTCCCGATAGCCATATTATTGCTAGTAGCAGCCGAGATAAAACCATTAAACTATGGAATTTAAAAACGGGAGAATTATTAAATACCTTAACCGGACATCAAGATGAGATTTATTCGATTAAATTTAGTCCCGATGGGAATAGTTTAGTCAGTGGAAGTAAAGACAAAACCATTAAATTGTGGTTACGTTAA
- a CDS encoding carbohydrate kinase, FGGY, with protein MVNFYIGIDFGTSGTRSITINSQGTVVAQTQFPFPPFTDTWELVSLWKTALFDVIQQIPLHFRRQIDAIAINGTSATVLLCDPNGIPLQSPILYNDSRAVTVLELLKKIAPPDHIVNSATSSLAKLIWWLTAETTNTKPQKSSVCYFLHQADWLAFLLHGKLGISDYHNSLKLGYDVENLTYPDWLINGLQSLTNLELLKLPDVVAPGTSIASITSEISEQLQLPKTCVICAGTTDSIAAFLASGAKIPGEAVTSLGSTLVLKLLSNIPVNNTKYGIYSHRLGDLWLTGGASNTGGAVLRQFFSDLELENFSRQINPNYNSNLNYYPLIKKGDRFPINDPELLPRLQPRPDNPVEFLQGLLEGIAQIEAQGYQLLQQLGATPLTQVYTAGGGAKNPVWTAIRQRYLNVNMVNSIHTEAAYGSALLAINRGIGV; from the coding sequence ATGGTTAATTTTTATATCGGGATTGATTTTGGCACATCCGGCACTCGTTCAATTACAATTAATTCTCAAGGAACAGTGGTGGCCCAAACTCAATTTCCTTTCCCCCCATTTACGGATACCTGGGAATTGGTTAGCCTTTGGAAAACGGCTCTGTTTGACGTGATTCAACAAATTCCGTTACATTTTCGCCGTCAAATAGATGCGATCGCTATCAATGGAACCTCAGCCACCGTGCTACTTTGTGATCCTAATGGCATTCCACTACAATCCCCAATTCTATATAATGATAGTCGGGCTGTTACCGTCTTAGAACTGTTAAAAAAAATTGCTCCTCCCGATCATATCGTCAACAGTGCCACTTCTAGTTTAGCTAAACTTATTTGGTGGTTAACTGCTGAAACTACCAACACTAAACCACAAAAATCCTCGGTCTGTTATTTTCTGCATCAAGCCGATTGGTTAGCATTTTTATTACATGGAAAATTAGGGATTAGTGATTATCATAATAGCTTAAAATTAGGCTACGATGTCGAGAATTTGACCTATCCCGATTGGTTAATTAATGGTTTACAATCCCTGACCAATTTAGAATTATTGAAACTACCCGATGTGGTTGCTCCTGGAACTTCGATTGCTTCCATTACCTCCGAAATATCAGAACAGTTACAATTACCTAAAACCTGTGTTATCTGTGCGGGAACTACCGATAGTATAGCAGCATTTTTAGCTAGTGGCGCAAAAATTCCAGGGGAAGCCGTAACATCTTTAGGTTCAACTTTAGTCTTAAAACTCCTCAGTAATATTCCTGTAAATAATACTAAATATGGCATTTATAGCCATCGTTTAGGAGATTTGTGGTTAACTGGAGGCGCTTCTAATACCGGGGGTGCGGTCTTACGTCAATTTTTTAGTGATCTTGAACTGGAAAATTTCAGCCGTCAAATTAACCCCAATTATAATAGTAACTTAAATTATTATCCCTTAATTAAAAAAGGCGATCGCTTCCCTATTAACGACCCCGAATTACTTCCCCGTTTGCAACCTCGTCCCGATAATCCTGTTGAATTTCTACAGGGTTTATTAGAAGGAATTGCCCAAATTGAAGCACAAGGTTATCAACTTTTACAACAACTTGGAGCAACTCCCCTAACTCAAGTTTATACCGCCGGAGGAGGGGCAAAAAATCCCGTTTGGACAGCCATTCGTCAGCGCTATTTAAACGTTAATATGGTTAATTCTATTCATACAGAAGCGGCTTATGGAAGTGCGTTACTTGCTATTAATAGAGGAATAGGGGTGTAG
- a CDS encoding short-chain dehydrogenase/reductase SDR, whose protein sequence is MVKCSLVIRCYNEEKHIGRLLSGIIEKTVHPIVKVMAVNVRSVYLGVRQLYPLMKSQGGVIVNVSSVHEIATCRLSTE, encoded by the coding sequence ATGGTTAAATGCTCTCTTGTAATCCGATGTTATAACGAAGAAAAGCATATAGGAAGGTTGCTCAGTGGTATCATCGAAAAAACTGTACATCCGATAGTTAAGGTGATGGCCGTCAATGTCCGCTCGGTTTATTTGGGTGTCCGTCAGCTTTATCCTTTGATGAAATCTCAAGGCGGGGTAATTGTGAATGTGAGTTCGGTTCATGAGATCGCCACCTGTCGGTTAAGTACAGAGTAA
- a CDS encoding hypothetical protein (protein of unknown function DUF820): MVAVNQIQTKITLEDFLGFPETKPSSEYINGQIEQKPMPQGEHSLIQTYLSAKINEVGKANKAALAFTELRCTFGGRSLVPDLAVFTWKRIPKTEQGRIENRFEIYPDWVIEILSPEQSPNKVIKKIIFCLKHGTELGWLIDPKDESVMIFQPNQFPDIKSELEILPVLESVKDMKLSVTEMFTWLNIE; encoded by the coding sequence ATGGTTGCGGTTAATCAAATTCAAACAAAAATCACCTTAGAGGATTTTTTAGGATTTCCTGAAACAAAACCTTCTAGTGAATATATTAATGGACAAATAGAACAAAAACCCATGCCCCAGGGAGAACATAGTCTGATTCAAACTTATTTATCTGCAAAGATTAATGAAGTCGGAAAAGCAAATAAAGCAGCTTTAGCTTTTACAGAATTAAGATGTACTTTTGGTGGACGTTCTCTAGTACCTGATCTTGCCGTTTTTACTTGGAAGCGCATCCCAAAAACAGAACAAGGGAGAATTGAAAATCGCTTTGAAATTTACCCTGATTGGGTCATTGAAATTCTATCTCCCGAACAATCTCCTAACAAAGTTATTAAAAAGATTATTTTTTGTCTGAAGCATGGAACAGAATTGGGATGGTTAATTGATCCTAAAGATGAATCAGTCATGATATTTCAGCCTAATCAATTTCCTGACATCAAATCAGAGTTAGAAATTTTACCGGTTTTAGAAAGTGTTAAAGATATGAAATTGTCGGTGACAGAAATGTTCACTTGGCTGAACATTGAATGA
- a CDS encoding hypothetical protein (hypothetical protein ECKD2_17545) has product MLKPNCLKISFPNSYYKGYNPETTYLKHNGIIVKRFCDYHDSNVIKDYLLGKSESDVVSSILDIEYYSNDFIWENAKNSLSELRKREIITDINISDFIEENWTKIKLFHSMNHPTNLVLLEVADRILTNLGLPKLNTAERNSQKTNIQIQVILN; this is encoded by the coding sequence ATGCTAAAACCTAATTGTCTAAAAATATCTTTTCCCAATAGTTATTATAAAGGATACAATCCAGAAACCACTTACTTAAAACATAATGGTATTATAGTTAAACGTTTTTGTGATTATCATGATTCAAATGTTATCAAAGACTACCTTCTGGGAAAAAGTGAGTCTGACGTAGTATCAAGCATATTAGATATTGAATATTATAGTAATGATTTTATCTGGGAAAATGCTAAGAATAGTTTAAGTGAATTGCGGAAAAGAGAAATAATAACAGATATAAATATTTCGGATTTCATAGAAGAAAATTGGACGAAAATTAAATTATTTCATTCTATGAATCATCCTACTAACTTAGTGTTGCTGGAAGTAGCAGATAGAATTCTAACGAATCTAGGACTACCAAAATTAAATACTGCGGAAAGAAACAGTCAAAAAACAAATATCCAAATTCAAGTGATTTTGAACTGA
- a CDS encoding glycosyl transferase family protein, with amino-acid sequence METWEYYLEQANSFHKDQQWEKAIAAYQKAFELNPNLPGIHQKIGDILQQQANAERSHLLNLYQQKIQQNPDDLQTYYQSLELSPNDADLYLGLAKALTKQGRFDQAQLAHQKVLQLQPDHPELQGFHSIQNKNIQPNLISLTKSSLQLDQAKQAVDTLNQITLDSFLNTGSQLHFPIVEHPEISIIIILYNRAELTLSCLYSILINPFKSFELILVDNHSTDRTRQFLKQINGAKIILNEQNLHYLLACNQSSKIAQGNYLLFLNNDTQILGDSISSAFNTIKSSEDIGAVGGKLILPDGTLQEAGSIIWQDGTCLGYGRGDSPNAPQYLFKRAVDYCSAAFLLTRRDLFLQLGGFDQDYQPAYYEETDYCIRLQKIGKKIIYDPNVNILHYEFASSSNKGSSDHAIALMEKNQQLLKEKHKDWFKSQYPSDLKNLIFARTQAREKQKRLLYIDDRIPHPWVGSGYTRSHSILSHLVKLDYAITLYPGDLYYLEDWSMIYADIPQTVEVMRGYGLVMLEDFLRERQGYYDLVFVSRPHNIKHLNSILVKENFLNSAKIIYDAEAIFSIRDYEYKRLNKINFTEEERQKAITEEIKLAKNSHHIITVSPQEKQQFIQQGYTNVSILGHTFSPYPTPKPFAERQNLIFVGSIYELESPNADSLLWLTHEIFPLIQNQLDQTIELIIIGNNTVEEIKQKINNLNNSSIKLLGKVDDLTPLYNQARLFVAPTRYAAGIPHKIHEAAAYGLPIVTTSLIAQQLGWNPEIELLVADDPVNFAQQCVKLYQDSTRWNQLRKNALKRVETECSPQIFSDTLNSILKSL; translated from the coding sequence ATGGAAACTTGGGAATACTATTTAGAACAAGCCAACTCTTTCCACAAAGATCAGCAGTGGGAAAAAGCGATCGCAGCCTACCAAAAAGCCTTCGAACTCAACCCGAACCTCCCTGGAATTCATCAAAAAATTGGGGATATTCTGCAACAGCAAGCAAATGCAGAACGCTCTCACCTTCTTAACCTTTATCAACAGAAAATTCAGCAAAATCCTGATGATTTACAAACCTATTATCAATCTTTAGAACTGTCTCCTAATGATGCCGATCTTTACTTGGGGTTAGCCAAAGCTCTTACTAAACAAGGACGCTTTGATCAAGCTCAACTTGCCCATCAAAAAGTTCTACAACTGCAACCAGATCATCCAGAATTACAGGGTTTTCACTCTATTCAAAATAAGAATATTCAACCCAACTTAATATCACTCACAAAATCCTCCCTCCAACTTGACCAAGCAAAACAAGCAGTTGATACCCTCAACCAAATTACCCTTGATAGCTTTCTCAATACTGGCTCTCAACTACATTTCCCAATCGTTGAACATCCTGAAATTAGTATTATTATTATTCTCTATAATCGAGCGGAACTGACTTTAAGCTGTTTATATTCTATTCTCATAAATCCTTTTAAATCTTTTGAATTAATATTAGTCGATAATCATTCTACTGATAGGACTCGCCAATTTTTAAAACAGATTAATGGTGCAAAAATTATCCTTAATGAGCAAAATCTTCATTATCTTCTTGCCTGTAACCAATCTAGCAAAATTGCTCAAGGAAATTATCTCTTATTTTTAAATAATGATACTCAAATTTTAGGGGATAGTATTTCTTCGGCTTTTAATACCATTAAATCCTCTGAAGATATTGGTGCAGTCGGTGGAAAATTAATTCTCCCTGATGGAACTTTGCAAGAAGCAGGTAGTATTATCTGGCAAGATGGAACTTGTTTAGGTTATGGACGGGGAGACTCACCGAATGCACCCCAATATCTATTTAAACGTGCTGTTGATTATTGTTCTGCCGCTTTTCTATTAACCCGACGGGATTTATTTTTACAGTTGGGTGGGTTTGATCAAGATTATCAACCTGCTTATTATGAAGAAACCGACTATTGTATTCGACTACAAAAAATAGGCAAAAAAATTATTTATGATCCTAACGTTAATATTCTCCATTATGAGTTTGCTAGTTCTAGTAATAAAGGTTCAAGTGATCATGCGATCGCCTTAATGGAAAAAAATCAACAACTTTTAAAAGAAAAACACAAAGACTGGTTTAAATCTCAATATCCCTCCGATCTCAAAAACCTAATATTTGCTCGAACTCAAGCCAGAGAAAAACAAAAACGCCTATTATATATTGATGATAGAATCCCTCATCCTTGGGTCGGTTCAGGCTATACTCGCAGTCATTCTATTCTGTCTCATCTTGTTAAATTAGACTATGCTATTACCTTGTATCCAGGGGATTTGTATTATCTCGAAGATTGGTCAATGATTTATGCTGATATTCCCCAAACTGTTGAAGTTATGCGAGGTTATGGGTTAGTAATGTTAGAAGATTTTCTCAGAGAACGCCAAGGATATTATGATCTGGTTTTTGTTAGTCGTCCCCATAATATTAAACATTTAAACTCGATTTTAGTTAAAGAAAATTTCCTAAATTCAGCAAAAATTATTTATGACGCAGAAGCAATTTTTAGTATTCGAGATTATGAATATAAACGTTTAAATAAAATTAATTTTACTGAAGAAGAACGTCAAAAAGCTATTACAGAGGAAATTAAACTAGCTAAAAATAGCCATCATATTATTACCGTTTCTCCCCAAGAAAAACAACAATTTATTCAACAAGGCTACACAAATGTTAGCATTTTAGGTCATACTTTTTCGCCTTATCCCACACCTAAACCTTTTGCAGAACGGCAAAATTTAATATTTGTGGGTTCAATTTATGAACTAGAATCTCCTAATGCTGATTCATTGTTGTGGCTAACCCATGAAATCTTTCCCTTGATTCAAAATCAACTTGATCAGACAATTGAACTTATAATTATTGGTAATAATACCGTTGAAGAAATTAAACAAAAAATTAATAATTTAAACAATTCATCAATCAAATTATTAGGCAAAGTTGATGATTTAACACCTTTATATAATCAAGCTCGATTATTTGTAGCCCCAACCCGATACGCAGCCGGAATTCCCCATAAAATTCATGAAGCCGCTGCTTATGGTTTACCCATTGTTACCACATCCTTAATTGCTCAACAGTTAGGATGGAACCCGGAAATAGAATTATTAGTTGCGGATGATCCTGTAAATTTTGCTCAACAATGCGTCAAACTTTATCAAGATTCAACCCGGTGGAATCAACTCAGAAAAAATGCCCTGAAGCGAGTAGAAACTGAATGTTCTCCTCAAATATTTTCAGACACATTGAATTCTATATTAAAATCTTTGTGA
- a CDS encoding tetratricopeptide TPR_2 repeat protein: protein MFTVNSKIINSSKAFDNNLFGYNLKSPNQGYSTNVSEVFLAGWVLPREEKEAQIVVEGSGVMETFPCDIQRDDVTKTILGEIHPNIKCGFHIKWIHTGIFNISFVVEGEKMLIAEIEITSCREIEIVEDSNQASVYFQLGKDQEQEGNIEEAIASYLEAVKLSLGNFSYCQGLSEALIKINQPHHWEQAITIYRRIISENPNSIGVNYFLGFYLQNTQQFEAACQAYQNTISINPDFFWAYFSLVNCAKEMQQWEEAIIAYQRALELNPGCTSLNSDIAEAYYQLGKKYKEMQQWEEAIIAYQRALELNPGCTSLNSDIAEAYYQLGKKYIEQNQLEEAAQCYQKVLEKQPHQKLAYYDLQEAITRAYHQLGIHQAEQGLLDEALICFKFAERGVTDLPIYEQIWIGLNGLATIDEACPYYQKEIQLDAAKAYFQQSSQYRLIDITSLNQHDREFIEKAGLSLENLKLMPLEDIALEELYINSFGYEQKVELDRLGLWGRTYQKSLVETGYIYSLCPWTGKIIRSNKSVGFYHICGDHPVIIYLFVGQQTFYVIYGSWIAEKTIIYLPSLELIIKVAHSLFGEVLASYIERINVLKAEMVTSWKSVKSYINSDQPKQVALMTAWNKNLGHYMWNELEAIQNLEHQGMLKKIDKFLVGQYDYFNPCQLFDIPETKVIDTSGYSYLDLLNLVTANNYVVVSLRYTHLVTEELAQRISQLSVKRSSLDVLEEVESAKKHFPLLCIQFRSHYRVWLSQIEGTANIIKELYADFPNLAVVFDGWSLLERPDKRALSGIATDQALVEQIITLLPSDIPVYSAIGQTTYETVVWANAVDSYIATMGSGLTYLVWIANKRGVIHSNTFMMNQHTVDVTSSFRENCATNIFIPNSEIQDQGQPASVTNYDVDWKFILQQIKNILDTLPSRTYDDKQNLFLDE from the coding sequence ATGTTCACAGTAAACTCAAAAATTATCAATTCCTCCAAAGCTTTTGATAACAATTTATTTGGATACAATCTTAAAAGTCCTAATCAAGGATATTCTACTAATGTCTCAGAAGTGTTCTTAGCGGGCTGGGTGTTACCGAGAGAGGAGAAAGAAGCACAGATTGTGGTTGAAGGCAGCGGTGTCATGGAAACCTTCCCTTGCGATATCCAGAGAGACGATGTTACAAAAACTATTCTAGGAGAAATACATCCAAATATAAAATGTGGTTTTCATATCAAGTGGATTCACACAGGGATATTTAACATATCTTTTGTTGTTGAAGGCGAAAAGATGTTAATAGCGGAGATTGAAATTACCTCATGTAGAGAAATAGAAATCGTCGAAGATTCTAATCAAGCGAGTGTTTACTTTCAGCTAGGTAAAGATCAGGAACAAGAAGGGAATATCGAAGAAGCGATCGCATCTTACCTGGAAGCTGTGAAATTATCTCTAGGAAATTTTTCTTATTGTCAGGGTTTATCAGAAGCTCTTATTAAAATCAATCAACCCCATCATTGGGAACAAGCCATCACCATTTATCGAAGGATCATTAGCGAAAATCCAAATTCAATCGGGGTGAATTACTTTTTAGGATTTTATCTTCAAAATACCCAACAGTTTGAGGCTGCTTGTCAAGCTTATCAGAATACCATATCTATCAATCCCGATTTCTTTTGGGCTTATTTCTCACTGGTAAATTGCGCTAAGGAAATGCAACAGTGGGAAGAAGCTATAATTGCCTATCAACGAGCTTTAGAACTTAACCCAGGATGCACCAGTTTGAATAGCGATATCGCAGAAGCCTATTATCAACTAGGGAAAAAGTATAAGGAAATGCAACAGTGGGAAGAAGCTATAATTGCCTATCAACGAGCTTTAGAACTTAACCCAGGATGCACCAGTTTGAATAGCGATATCGCAGAAGCCTATTATCAACTAGGGAAAAAGTATATAGAACAAAATCAACTAGAGGAAGCTGCTCAATGCTATCAAAAAGTGCTAGAAAAACAGCCTCACCAGAAACTAGCTTATTACGATTTACAAGAAGCGATAACTAGAGCTTACCATCAGCTAGGAATCCATCAGGCAGAACAGGGTCTGTTAGATGAGGCTCTGATTTGTTTTAAATTCGCTGAGAGAGGAGTGACTGACCTACCAATCTATGAGCAAATTTGGATAGGGTTAAATGGACTAGCCACCATTGATGAAGCTTGCCCCTATTATCAAAAAGAAATTCAGCTAGATGCCGCTAAAGCATATTTTCAACAAAGTAGTCAGTATAGACTTATTGATATTACGAGTTTAAACCAACATGATCGTGAGTTCATAGAAAAAGCAGGCTTATCTCTGGAAAATTTAAAGTTAATGCCCTTAGAGGATATAGCCCTAGAAGAACTATATATAAATAGCTTTGGTTATGAGCAAAAGGTTGAATTAGATAGGCTCGGACTTTGGGGGAGAACTTATCAAAAAAGCTTAGTAGAAACAGGTTATATTTATTCCCTTTGCCCTTGGACAGGTAAAATCATTAGATCTAATAAATCTGTGGGTTTTTATCATATTTGTGGCGATCATCCAGTTATTATTTATCTGTTTGTTGGTCAACAAACATTTTATGTTATTTATGGTAGTTGGATAGCAGAGAAAACGATCATTTATTTACCAAGCTTAGAATTAATTATCAAAGTTGCTCACTCTCTATTTGGGGAAGTTCTAGCATCATATATAGAAAGAATTAATGTGCTTAAAGCTGAAATGGTTACTTCTTGGAAAAGTGTTAAATCTTATATTAATAGCGACCAACCAAAACAGGTGGCGCTGATGACAGCTTGGAATAAAAATCTAGGACACTATATGTGGAATGAATTAGAGGCTATTCAAAATTTAGAACACCAGGGAATGTTAAAAAAAATAGATAAGTTTTTGGTGGGCCAATATGATTATTTTAATCCTTGTCAACTTTTTGATATACCTGAAACAAAGGTTATTGACACCAGTGGTTATTCTTATCTAGACTTATTGAATCTAGTTACAGCCAATAATTATGTTGTAGTGAGCTTAAGGTACACACATTTAGTGACAGAGGAATTAGCTCAAAGGATATCTCAGCTTTCTGTCAAGAGAAGTTCTCTGGATGTATTGGAAGAAGTGGAGTCAGCTAAAAAACACTTTCCACTCCTCTGCATACAATTTCGCAGTCATTACCGGGTCTGGTTATCTCAAATAGAAGGAACAGCTAACATTATTAAAGAGCTTTATGCTGACTTTCCCAATTTAGCTGTTGTCTTTGATGGGTGGTCTTTACTAGAAAGACCTGATAAGCGTGCTTTGTCTGGAATCGCAACAGATCAAGCACTTGTAGAACAAATTATAACCCTTCTGCCATCTGATATTCCTGTCTACAGTGCCATTGGTCAAACTACTTATGAAACTGTAGTTTGGGCTAATGCTGTAGATAGTTATATCGCCACAATGGGCTCTGGACTCACCTACTTAGTCTGGATTGCTAACAAAAGAGGGGTTATTCATTCAAATACGTTTATGATGAATCAACATACAGTGGATGTAACATCATCATTTCGAGAAAATTGTGCAACTAACATATTTATACCTAACTCCGAAATTCAGGATCAAGGTCAGCCAGCTTCTGTGACAAATTATGATGTTGACTGGAAATTCATTCTCCAGCAAATTAAAAATATTTTAGATACCCTGCCCTCTCGTACTTACGATGATAAGCAAAATTTATTCTTAGATGAATAG